From Geomonas agri, one genomic window encodes:
- a CDS encoding acetyl-CoA carboxylase carboxyltransferase subunit alpha — MALQQSYLDFEKPLAELDKKIQELLAFSTQGVDLSAEVAKLEVKAEKMREEMFANLSRWQTAQVARHINRPFTLDYLSLIFTEFVELHGDRNFGDDHAIVGGLAKLDGEPVMVIGHQKGRDTKEKVFRNFGMPNPEGYRKALRLMEMAERFKLPIITFVDTPGAFPGIGAEERGQAEAIARNLREMSRLTVPIIVVITGEGGSGGALAIAVGDRILMLQHSVYAVISPEGCAAILWSDGTKGAQAAEALKLTAKDIKDLDVIDEIVPEPAGGAHRDHEAMAKNLHEALSRNLKELKAVPAEELIEQRYQKFRKMSRFAE; from the coding sequence ATGGCATTGCAGCAGAGCTATCTTGATTTTGAGAAGCCGCTGGCGGAGCTGGATAAAAAGATCCAGGAACTGCTCGCATTTTCCACCCAGGGGGTCGATCTCTCCGCCGAGGTCGCCAAACTCGAGGTGAAAGCCGAGAAGATGCGCGAAGAGATGTTCGCCAACCTTTCACGCTGGCAGACGGCCCAAGTGGCCCGCCATATCAACCGTCCTTTCACCCTCGACTACCTGAGCCTCATCTTCACCGAGTTCGTGGAACTGCACGGTGACCGCAACTTCGGCGACGACCACGCCATCGTGGGCGGCCTGGCCAAGCTGGACGGCGAGCCGGTCATGGTGATCGGCCACCAGAAAGGGCGCGACACCAAGGAGAAGGTGTTCCGCAACTTCGGCATGCCCAACCCGGAAGGGTACCGGAAGGCGCTGCGCCTGATGGAGATGGCCGAGCGCTTCAAGCTTCCCATCATCACCTTCGTCGATACCCCGGGTGCCTTCCCCGGCATAGGCGCCGAGGAGCGTGGCCAGGCTGAGGCGATTGCCAGGAACCTGAGGGAGATGTCCCGCCTCACCGTGCCTATCATCGTTGTCATCACGGGCGAGGGTGGCTCCGGCGGTGCGCTTGCCATTGCGGTCGGCGACCGGATCCTCATGCTGCAGCACTCCGTGTACGCCGTCATCTCTCCGGAAGGGTGCGCAGCGATTCTGTGGTCCGACGGGACCAAGGGAGCGCAGGCCGCCGAGGCCCTGAAGCTCACCGCCAAGGACATCAAGGACCTCGACGTCATCGACGAGATCGTCCCCGAACCCGCTGGCGGCGCTCACCGCGACCACGAGGCAATGGCCAAGAATCTGCACGAGGCGCTCTCCAGGAACCTGAAGGAACTGAAGGCGGTACCGGCAGA